A segment of the Collimonas fungivorans genome:
GCTGTGGCGCAAGAATCTCGGCACCGGCCGCGTTTGCCTGTGCGGCATGCTGGCCGCCGAAGCCACCAGCCTGCCGCAAAACGTGCTGGCTGCCTTGCAAGCCTTCTATAGCATGCATGAAGCCTGGATTACGCAGCGGCTGGAACGCGCGGTGGCCGACAAGGGCGTGCAATTGCCTGCTGCGCCGCCGGTGTATGCCATGACCATCCTCGGCGCCTTGCAAAGCGGGCTGATTTCCGCGCGCTTGTTCGGCAAGCCTTGCCGGCTCGATGCGGCGTCGGCCATGCTGCGCTCCGCGGTGACGCCGGAAGGCAGCAAACAACAGGCGGCGCCCGCCGACGCTGTCTTATCCTGATTCCAGGACGCCGCTCATGCAGATAGCCATGAGCGGCGGCAAGTCTTCAGTTTTCCCTTCGGATTTGCAATTTGGTGTGTCTGCGGTTTGGCGCTGGCACAGGAATGTGCTTGTCGCAAATCCTTCGGCGCCTGGATGGTTATATTCAATAAAAACAAGCAAATGATTCAATATCGCGCCTAATTATCAAAATCCTCGCTAGAACGGACAATGCCTCCATTGGTACACCGTTCAATCAACAGCGAGGATTTTTTCATGGCATCCGCACTTCTTCCCAGCCGTCGCCTGCTGTCGGCCGCGATCGCAGCACCGTTGTTCAGCCTGGCGGTTTGCAGCATGGCCGCCCAGGCCGACGACCGCAACCTGCCTGAACCGCATCATCTTGCCATTGCCGGCAACTCGGCCGACGCGGCGCCGCTGATCCTGGCGGCACGCCGCTACGCCGCTTTCTGGAACACCGGCGACGAGCAATACGCGCGGCAGGCGCTTGCTCCCGATTTCATCGACCGCACTTTGCCCGCCGGACGCCCGCAAGGCGTGGCCGGCCCGCTGCAAGCATCGCAAGGTTTCCGTAGCGCGGTGCCGGACCTGTCCATGGAGATCGACGAAATGGTGGTCGCCGGCGATCGCGTCTCGCTCCATCTCCGCTTCCGCGGCCATTTCAGCGGCCAGTTCGGCAAGCTCAAGGGCAAGGGCCAGGTAATCGATTTCCGGGCCTTCGACTTGTACCGGATAGCCGATGGCCGCATTGCTGACAACTGGCATCTGGAAGACAACCTGAGCCTGATGCAGCAATTCGGCGCAATCCAGCCTTGATCGCGGCATTGATCTTCACTTCTTATAGGAAATTTAATCATGTCTTTAGCAAACACACTGTTCGACCCGGTGCAACTGGGCAGCCTGCAACTGGCCAACTGCATCGTGATGGCGCCCATGACGCGCGCCCGCAGTTCGCAGCCGGGCGATATCCCGAATGCCATGATGGCCTAATATTATGCGCAGCGCGCCAGCGCCGGCCTGATCGTCAGCGACGCGACCCAGACCGCGCAGATCCTGGAGCAAGGTTTGGCGGACCTGGTGCCGTTCGGCCGGTCATTTGTCGGCAATCCTGACCTGCTGCGGCGGCTGGCAGAGAAGCTGCCGCTGGCCGGCCACGATGGCGCCGCCCTGTTCGGCGGCGAGCGTGCCGGATATACCGACTATCCGCCGGCTTCCGCCTGACCAGAGCCAACGGCGAAGCGCTCCTGCAAAAACTCGATCAGCAGCTTGATCCGCGGCGGCTGGAAACTGCTGCGGTGATACAGCACGTTGAGCGGCGCGCTTTCGGTGAAAAATTCATCCAGCACCGTGATCAGCCGGCCAGCCCGCAAATCGGCGCTGATATCGAGCAGTGATTTGTAGGCGTAACCGTGGCCGAGCAAAGCCCATTTGCGGATGATTTCACCATCGTTGCTCTGCTGGTAGTGGCTGACCCGCACCGCTTTCAGCTTGCCGCCGGCACGGTAGCGCCATTCGTTCATCGGCCCTGCGGCGTTGAGCAGCACCAGCGCCGGCAGGCTGGCCAGCTGCTCCGGCGTCTGCGGCAGGCCGACGCGCGCCGCGCATTCCGGCGCTACGCACACCACGCGCCGGTTGGGCAGCAGCGGCCGCGCCACCATGGCGCTGTCGGGCGGCATGCCGTAGCGGATCGCCAGGTCGATATCGTCCTGCACCAGGTTGGCGGTGGAGTCGGTCAGCGACAAGGCGAACTGCACTTGCGGATACTGGCGCTGGAATTCGTCGAGATAGGTGAGCAGGAGATTGCGCCCCAGGTCCGACGGCGCTGAAATCCTGACTGTGCCCTGCACCAGGCTCTTGCCCGCCTGCAGCATCTGCTCGGCCTGGTCCATCAGCTCGAGCGCCTGCTGGCTGTATTCCTTGTAGAGCTGGCCTTCCTCGGTCAGCCGCAGGCGGCGCGTGGTGCGCTCGAACAGCTTGACCCGCAGCGTCGTTTCCAGGCGCTGGATGGCGGCGCTGGAGGCGGCCGGCGACAAGCCGTGCTTGCGCCCTGCGGCGGAAAAACTGCCCAGTGTCGAAGCATCGATAAACAATCGCATCACGCTTAATCGGTCCATGGCGCAGTCCTGGCTGGCTGGTCGTTGTCGGTTATGTAGCGGGAAACGCCGCCGGCCAGGGCATCGAAGGTTATCCGGCAGCGCTCGCTGGAACGCAGGTCTTCATGCATCACAATCCAGGTTTCCAGTTCGTCTTTGAGCGCCGCCGGCAGCACCGGCGACAAATCGGGATTGTGTTTTACCAGCCCCGCCTGACACATGCCGATGCCGTAGCCGGCGCGGATCGCCGCCAGCTGCACCAGCTGGTTGTCGGCACTCAGCGAAAACATGTCGCGCGACAGCGGCAGGCCGCGCTTTTGCATGGCGCGGATGTAATTGGTTTCCTGGTCGAAGCCGATCAGCGTGTGCTGCCTCAGTTCGGCGATGCTGGCCGGCATGCCGTGCAAATCCAGGTAACGGCGATGCGCAAACAGGCCAAGCGGAATGGCGCCGATGCGGCGCGCGATCAGGGCCGCCTGGCTGGGCTGCACCATCCGCACGGCGATATCGGCATCGCGTTGCAGCAGGTCCTGGGTGCGGTTCGAGGCCACCAGTTCAATCTTGATGGCCGGATGCGTTTCGCGCAGCGCGGTCAGGATCGGCGGCAAGACCTCGACGCAAACCACTTCCGACGCCGTGATGCGCACCGTGCCGCCGCTGTTGGCGCTGGCGTCGGTCGAGGCGCGGCGCAGGGCATTGGCTGTGGCGCGCAGGCTTTCGGCGAACGGCCGCAAGGTGAGCGCAGTGTCGGTCGCGGCCAGCCCGGTTTGCGAGCGGGTGAACAGCTTTACCCCCAGCGCCAGCTCCAGCGCTTCGATCTGGCGGCCCATGGTGGGCTGGGTCAGCCCCAGGCTGCGGGCGCCGCCGGATAGCGAACCTTCTTCCAGCACAGCCAGGAACGCGCGGTACAGGTCCCATCCGGGTTCTTGTATGGTCATACAAATATGTATAGTGACTATGTTGAGATAGCCAATTTTAAACCAATAGCTACACTGTTACGCTGGACTCCTACAACATTTTTCAAGGAGTGCACATCATGAAACAGCAGATCGCATTGGTGCTCGGCGCCACCGGCGGCATCGGCAACGCCATGGCAAAAAAATTGATGCAGCGCGGCTGGCAGGTGCGGGCGCTGCATCGGCGCGCAGACCAGATGGCCGCCAGCGAATGCGGCGGCATTGTCTGGCGCCAAGGCGACGCCATGCAGGAGCAGGACGTGATCGCCGCCGCCGAGGGTGCGTCGATCATCGTCCATGCGGTCAATCCGCCGGGTTACCGCAACTGGGCGCAGCTGGTCGTGCCGATGATAGACAACAGCATCGCCGCGGCGCGTGCATCCGGCGCCCGCATCATCCTGCCCGGCACCGTCTACAACTACGGCGCCGACGCTTTTCCAGACTTGCGTGAAAGTTCACCGCAAAACCCGAGCACCCGCAAGGGGGCGATCCGGGTGCAACTGGAGCGCCGGCTGCGCCAGGCCGCACAGGACGGAGTGCGGTCGCTGGTAGTGCGCGCTGGTGATTTTTTCGGGCCGCACATGGCCAATTCCTGGTTTTCGCAAGGCCTGGTCAAGCCGGGACAGCCGGTGGCCGCAGTCAGTTATCCGGGCCAGCGCGGCATCGGCCACCAGTGGGCTTACCTGCCGGATGTGGCCGAGACCATGATGCAATTGATCGAGCACGAACCGGCGCTGGCTGCTTTCGACACCTTCCACATGAACGGCCACTGGGACGCCGACGGCACCGAAATGGTGGCCGCCATCGGGCGCGTCACGGGCCAGCCGGGCCTGAAGGCAAAAAGCTTTCCCTGGTGGCTGTTGCCGCTGGCGGCGCCGTTCGTTCCGGTTTTCCGCGAGCTGCGCGAGATGAGCTACCTGTGGCGCCAGCCTTTGCGCCTGGACAACCGGCGCCTGCTGCAACTGCTCGGCAGCGAGCCGCACACCCGGCTGGACGAGGCGCTGAAGGCGACGCTGGGAGGCATGGGCTGCCTGAAACAGTGATCTGCGGGCAACAATATATTTTGCTGTGATCCATTCCCAGCAAATCGTGTCGGGGGATAATGCGTACTGCAATCGATTCATAAACGGCTGCTATTGCAATATGCAGCCACCATTATTGGAAGTAACGCATTTTGAACACGACAAGAACCAAACGCTGGACCGGCAAGATGGACTCCCTGACAACGGCATACCTGAAAGATGTCATGGGCAAGATGGAGGTATACGGCGACCGCGTGCAATTCGGACTGGCCAGCCCGGGGCCGCGCCCGTATTACCAGCTCACCAACAGCGCCGAAAAGAAAATGGCCTTCGACAGCAACAATCACTTGCTGCACCCGAAGGAAGATGAATTCACCGGCGCCAACGCCACGCCGGTATTCACGCTGGAACAAATCAAGGCTGCCATCGCCGCCGGCGGTTTCCGCTCAAGCAGCAGCACCCGTACCGCCAGCAGTTCCGCTGGCGGCCGCGTCGTCAGCCGCAGCGGCAGCCCGCGCGGCGGCGCCGTCGCGATGAAAGCCAAGGACCTGATCGATGCTGCCCGCTACGAGTATTTCCGCAGCAACCGTCAGGCACTGCCGGACGGAATCGGCGAACATACCGCTGAAATCACCGAGTTGATGCTTAAAGGCAGTTCCGCCGAAGATGCATTCGGCGAGATAGTCAAACGGCATTTCTGATTGCCGTGCTGCGGCCGGGCTACCTCGCTACCGGACCGCAGCATTCATCGGATCGAGATATTGGAGGAATGCAGGCATGATTCGTGTAGCCGCTTTTGCTATTGCCGCCATCGCGGCCTTGCCTGCCTGGGCTAATTGCGCTGTCGCCGACGCCCTGATCGACCGCTACGGCATTTCCTTCTCGGGTTTCACCCAAGCGCTGCCGCGTGTGTCTGCGCCGGCCGAAGCACAGGACACATCCCTGCTCGCCATCGTGCTGCCAAACCAGAACGGCCGCGTCGCCGATGGTTATAACCACGAGGCCTGGATCAACAAGGAGCAGAAGCGCGCCTGGATCTTGCGCACCGGCGGGTTTGCCGGCGTCTATGAATGGTATGGCCCGGCTGTCTTGCCGAACGCGGATTTTTCAGGCTGCGTTACCGAGCCGCGCCGCCTGCCGCCGCCAGCCAGCACAGGCCGGCAAGGGTGACGCAGAACCTGCTGCCTTAGCGGCTTGCGCCGGCTACTTCATAATTGGCCAGGAACATATCTACCGCCGAATCCACCACCTGCTGTTGCAGCGCCGCCGCCAGCGGCGGCTGGCCCAGCGTGACCTGCGGCCAGAATGCGAAAGTTTTCAGCAAACCTTGCAGCTGGTGCGCCGCAAACGCCGGATCGCCCGGCTTCAGCCTGCCGTCGGCCTGCGCCGCGCCGATCCAGGTGTTGACGCCTTCCTCGCGCTCGCCCAGCCGGGCGACCATGTCCTGGGTCCGCTCCGGCGAATGGATGGTGGCGGCAATCGCCACCCGCGCCAGGTCGAGGAAATTGCTGTCGCTGAGCATGCGCATCTTCGACTGCATCAGCTCGAGCAGCTGCGGGCGCAGCGGCTTATCATGGCGATAGCTGAGGGCATGCTGTTCGGCGCTGCTTTCCCACAACTGCATCAGGATTTCGGCGAACAGCTCCTCTTTACCCGGAAAATGGTTGTACACCGTGCGCTTGGATACCTGCGCCCGCGCGGCGATCTTGTCCATGCTGGTGGTTTCAAAGCCGTTGGCGCGGAATTCGGCAATCGCTGCTTCGAGGATGGCCCCGCGCTTGCGGTCTGTGAGACGTTGGACTGTGGTCATGGTCTGCTTCTGAATGACGGATGGCTGAATTTTACACCAGGTAGTTTACTTTTCTTGAATAAGAAACTACACTGTGCAGTGTACTAAATATACGATAACAATGCAATGCCATCAACTCGCCGGATTGCGGCGGCAGCATAACAAGATCGGAACCTGCAATGAAAGTAATCTTATTTGGCGCCAGCGGCATGGTTGGGCAAGGCGTACTGCGCGAGTGCCTGCTCGATGACGGCATCGAATCCGTGCTGGCCGTCGGCCGTAGCGCCGGCGCCGGTCCATCCGGCAAATTGCAGGAGCTGGTCATCCCCGACCTGGCCCATATCGCCGACCATGCGGCGGCATTGCAAGGTTACGATGCCTGCTTCTTCTGCCTCGGCGTATCGTCGGCCGGCATGTCCGAAGCGCGCTACACCGAACTGACTTACGACCTGACGCTGGCCATCGCAAAGACGCTGGCGGCGCGCAATCCAGGCATGACCCTGACTTACGTCTCCGGCGCCGGCACCGATTCCAGCGAGCACGGCAGCAGCATGTGGGCAAGGGTCAAGGGCCGCACCGAAAACGCCCTGCTGCGTTTGCCACTCAAAGCCGCATTCATGTTCCGCCCCGGCGTGATCCAGCCGCTGCATGGCGTGCGCTCCAAAACCAGGTCCTACCAGCTGTTCTATACGCTGGCGGCGCCGCTGCTGCCGCTGGCCAGGCCGCTGTTCCCGAAGCACATCACCACCACCGAACAGATGGGGCGGGCGATGATCAAACTGGCGCGGCAAGGCGGTCCTAAGCAAGTGCTCGAGGCCGCGGACATCAACGCCATGTAGGTTGGGCACTTGTGCCCACGCGTGACCGCGATAAGCGGAGTACGGGCCGTGCACCCACCTGCTTTTCCGCATCAAAGTCCGCTTTTTTTATCGCAAAAGCGGATTTTTGTGCTACAGATACAACTGCCTGCAAACGAAATTTTAAAAGCAATTTGTCTCAATCCCGCGTTTGCGGTAGTCTACATCGCCGATTCCAAGCAAATACGGTGCTAGAATTTGCAACTCACCACTTTTTTTGAGGATTTAACGAAATGAACAAAACCGAATTGATCGACGCCATTGCCACCGATTGCGAAATCTCGAAGGCCGCTGCACAGCGCGCTTTGGAATCCGTAGTAGACAACGTGATCAAGGCCGTGACTAAAGGTAGTACAGTTCAGTTGATTGGATTTGGTTCGTTCTCTTCCGGCAAACGCGCTGCACGCACCGGTCGTAACCCACGCACCGGCGAAGCAATCAAGATTGCCGCAGCCAAGACCGTCAAGTTCACAGCTGGTAAAGCATTCAAAGATGCAGTGAACAAGAAGAAGAAATGATGTAATAAAAAAGCCCTTGGAGAAATTCAGGGGCTTTTTTTTCGCCTGCCCGCTTTTTTACGGCGATCGCTTCACATGATTCAAGAAACGCATTCCT
Coding sequences within it:
- a CDS encoding TetR/AcrR family transcriptional regulator; the protein is MKAVSPVREQLLEHTLVLLGTRGYNGFSYRDLAELVGVKTSSIHYYFPTKEDLALAAVQAYAANIGEIMRDMDVNGPLKEQVEKYLALWRKNLGTGRVCLCGMLAAEATSLPQNVLAALQAFYSMHEAWITQRLERAVADKGVQLPAAPPVYAMTILGALQSGLISARLFGKPCRLDAASAMLRSAVTPEGSKQQAAPADAVLS
- a CDS encoding ester cyclase, whose protein sequence is MASALLPSRRLLSAAIAAPLFSLAVCSMAAQADDRNLPEPHHLAIAGNSADAAPLILAARRYAAFWNTGDEQYARQALAPDFIDRTLPAGRPQGVAGPLQASQGFRSAVPDLSMEIDEMVVAGDRVSLHLRFRGHFSGQFGKLKGKGQVIDFRAFDLYRIADGRIADNWHLEDNLSLMQQFGAIQP
- a CDS encoding LysR family transcriptional regulator, producing MDRLSVMRLFIDASTLGSFSAAGRKHGLSPAASSAAIQRLETTLRVKLFERTTRRLRLTEEGQLYKEYSQQALELMDQAEQMLQAGKSLVQGTVRISAPSDLGRNLLLTYLDEFQRQYPQVQFALSLTDSTANLVQDDIDLAIRYGMPPDSAMVARPLLPNRRVVCVAPECAARVGLPQTPEQLASLPALVLLNAAGPMNEWRYRAGGKLKAVRVSHYQQSNDGEIIRKWALLGHGYAYKSLLDISADLRAGRLITVLDEFFTESAPLNVLYHRSSFQPPRIKLLIEFLQERFAVGSGQAEAGG
- a CDS encoding LysR family transcriptional regulator yields the protein MTIQEPGWDLYRAFLAVLEEGSLSGGARSLGLTQPTMGRQIEALELALGVKLFTRSQTGLAATDTALTLRPFAESLRATANALRRASTDASANSGGTVRITASEVVCVEVLPPILTALRETHPAIKIELVASNRTQDLLQRDADIAVRMVQPSQAALIARRIGAIPLGLFAHRRYLDLHGMPASIAELRQHTLIGFDQETNYIRAMQKRGLPLSRDMFSLSADNQLVQLAAIRAGYGIGMCQAGLVKHNPDLSPVLPAALKDELETWIVMHEDLRSSERCRITFDALAGGVSRYITDNDQPARTAPWTD
- a CDS encoding SDR family NAD(P)-dependent oxidoreductase; the encoded protein is MKQQIALVLGATGGIGNAMAKKLMQRGWQVRALHRRADQMAASECGGIVWRQGDAMQEQDVIAAAEGASIIVHAVNPPGYRNWAQLVVPMIDNSIAAARASGARIILPGTVYNYGADAFPDLRESSPQNPSTRKGAIRVQLERRLRQAAQDGVRSLVVRAGDFFGPHMANSWFSQGLVKPGQPVAAVSYPGQRGIGHQWAYLPDVAETMMQLIEHEPALAAFDTFHMNGHWDADGTEMVAAIGRVTGQPGLKAKSFPWWLLPLAAPFVPVFRELREMSYLWRQPLRLDNRRLLQLLGSEPHTRLDEALKATLGGMGCLKQ
- a CDS encoding TetR/AcrR family transcriptional regulator; its protein translation is MTTVQRLTDRKRGAILEAAIAEFRANGFETTSMDKIAARAQVSKRTVYNHFPGKEELFAEILMQLWESSAEQHALSYRHDKPLRPQLLELMQSKMRMLSDSNFLDLARVAIAATIHSPERTQDMVARLGEREEGVNTWIGAAQADGRLKPGDPAFAAHQLQGLLKTFAFWPQVTLGQPPLAAALQQQVVDSAVDMFLANYEVAGASR
- a CDS encoding epimerase, producing MKVILFGASGMVGQGVLRECLLDDGIESVLAVGRSAGAGPSGKLQELVIPDLAHIADHAAALQGYDACFFCLGVSSAGMSEARYTELTYDLTLAIAKTLAARNPGMTLTYVSGAGTDSSEHGSSMWARVKGRTENALLRLPLKAAFMFRPGVIQPLHGVRSKTRSYQLFYTLAAPLLPLARPLFPKHITTTEQMGRAMIKLARQGGPKQVLEAADINAM
- a CDS encoding HU family DNA-binding protein is translated as MNKTELIDAIATDCEISKAAAQRALESVVDNVIKAVTKGSTVQLIGFGSFSSGKRAARTGRNPRTGEAIKIAAAKTVKFTAGKAFKDAVNKKKK